From the genome of Helicobacter sp. 12S02232-10, one region includes:
- a CDS encoding glycoside hydrolase family protein, producing the protein MKEAILRAITLIKTHEGFSSQIYLDTQKIPTIGYGRNLNAYPLNEAEKEALINGEWNKEEAEAWLVDRVEELYERLLGFGWFAHLNEERQAILLDMAYNLGVKKLLGFKKMIEALKAHDYENAAKEMSESLWAKQTKSRAIKLSALMESKEGGLNV; encoded by the coding sequence ATGAAAGAAGCGATTCTAAGAGCAATAACTTTAATTAAAACCCACGAGGGCTTTAGCTCTCAAATTTATTTAGATACTCAAAAAATTCCCACCATTGGGTATGGGAGGAATTTGAACGCCTACCCCTTGAACGAGGCTGAAAAAGAGGCTTTGATAAATGGGGAGTGGAACAAAGAGGAGGCGGAGGCTTGGCTTGTAGATAGGGTCGAGGAGCTCTATGAGCGACTTTTAGGCTTTGGTTGGTTTGCCCATCTAAACGAAGAACGTCAAGCCATCTTACTGGATATGGCTTACAATTTGGGCGTAAAAAAACTCTTGGGTTTTAAAAAGATGATTGAAGCTCTAAAAGCTCACGACTATGAGAATGCGGCCAAAGAGATGAGTGAGAGTCTTTGGGCAAAACAAACTAAAAGTCGAGCGATTAAGCTCTCTGCACTGATGGAATCCAAAGAAGGAGGTTTGAATGTTTGA
- a CDS encoding phage holin family protein: MEKDLVFLGVSLREYVPYLFILILGVCVGILFVLRTIKEVSIDTKSKMIQYVIYGVGSSMLTTWIAYELLNYYTHFPLSLSSALSGGVGFIGAETVSRLVIRLFENKFNIKEK; this comes from the coding sequence ATGGAAAAAGATTTGGTGTTTTTGGGAGTGTCTTTAAGAGAGTATGTTCCTTATTTGTTCATCTTAATTTTAGGGGTGTGCGTGGGTATCTTGTTTGTCTTAAGAACAATCAAAGAAGTCTCTATTGACACTAAAAGCAAGATGATCCAGTATGTGATTTATGGTGTGGGGAGTTCAATGCTCACCACTTGGATCGCCTATGAGCTCCTGAACTATTACACACACTTCCCGCTTTCTCTCTCTTCTGCACTCAGTGGGGGCGTGGGCTTTATCGGGGCTGAAACCGTATCAAGATTGGTTATCAGACTATTTGAAAATAAATTCAATATAAAGGAAAAATAA
- a CDS encoding DUF1804 family protein encodes MKKEFKKQPFKKPQRGVSREEIKDAYISGQSIGDICLAFDMSPSNIHYHRKRDLEAGVDWIALRNENKRDLSDLERKKDLFLKKLIDAFEEILKSSGGEPLEPRLLQDFANAYYKIVSPKTFDAKFLIQKSAEETIATIAHLALEQNKQEVANFLSENADLLIETILKKRV; translated from the coding sequence GTGAAAAAAGAATTTAAAAAACAACCTTTTAAAAAACCTCAAAGAGGGGTGAGCAGGGAAGAAATTAAAGACGCCTATATCAGTGGTCAGTCTATTGGCGATATTTGCCTCGCCTTTGATATGAGTCCCTCCAATATTCATTATCATAGAAAGAGAGATCTAGAAGCAGGGGTCGATTGGATTGCTCTTAGAAATGAGAATAAGAGAGACTTGAGCGATTTGGAGAGGAAGAAAGATCTGTTTTTAAAAAAACTGATTGACGCGTTTGAAGAGATTCTTAAAAGCTCAGGAGGGGAACCGTTAGAGCCTAGATTGCTGCAAGATTTCGCCAATGCTTATTATAAGATCGTTTCGCCTAAAACGTTTGATGCAAAATTTCTGATTCAAAAGAGTGCGGAAGAAACCATCGCAACCATTGCTCATCTTGCCCTAGAGCAGAATAAACAAGAAGTGGCTAACTTCCTTTCTGAAAATGCTGATCTATTAATAGAGACCATCTTAAAAAAGAGGGTTTAA
- a CDS encoding phage minor head protein — MIKIDFNLPLEENIAYLLAKKPKISFNFDELKFQAHQRAFSVAKMMQIDLLADIQASLIKAQAKGEGFEQWQAGIVPRLQKQGWWGEKQITNPKTGEIKNIVIGSSRLKTIFETNMASAYAKGKKQAQFDPDNDAVYLRYVSLLYGNRRENHKVLHGIIKHRDDPFWKENYPPNGYNCQCRVFAYTREQLEQRGWSEHQGELPDIADKSFRGNILENQDKELDKIYLEKAKRIIGINEPSKLLKSLIFSDYQSILENRRRWKEIKGLYEDPSKDRSIVIAQTSDILSSFLQTQSKNILLSAYTIRKQKNKHPELGAFDYYLIAHMGNKPLYKFKDRDYSVVFVEKLGGRYRIVYKVTRDRNEIYVTSLVKYSRDDKDFEAQIRKLKSSKEEIDG, encoded by the coding sequence ATGATTAAAATTGACTTTAATCTTCCCCTAGAAGAGAATATCGCTTATCTCTTAGCCAAGAAACCCAAAATCAGTTTTAACTTTGATGAACTGAAATTTCAAGCCCACCAAAGAGCTTTTAGTGTAGCAAAGATGATGCAAATTGATTTATTGGCAGATATCCAAGCAAGCCTCATAAAAGCTCAAGCCAAAGGAGAGGGATTTGAGCAGTGGCAGGCAGGGATTGTGCCGAGATTGCAGAAGCAGGGTTGGTGGGGCGAAAAGCAAATCACAAACCCAAAAACAGGCGAAATCAAGAATATAGTCATCGGCTCTTCACGCCTTAAGACGATATTTGAAACCAATATGGCAAGCGCTTATGCCAAAGGCAAGAAGCAAGCCCAGTTTGACCCTGATAACGACGCGGTCTATCTGCGTTATGTGAGTTTGCTCTATGGCAACAGGCGAGAAAATCACAAGGTTTTACACGGGATTATCAAACACCGAGATGACCCGTTCTGGAAAGAGAATTACCCGCCAAACGGCTACAACTGCCAATGTCGAGTGTTTGCCTATACAAGAGAGCAGTTGGAGCAAAGAGGGTGGAGCGAGCATCAGGGGGAGCTTCCTGATATTGCTGATAAAAGTTTTAGGGGTAATATTTTAGAGAACCAAGATAAAGAGCTAGATAAAATCTATCTAGAAAAAGCAAAGAGAATCATTGGAATTAATGAGCCTTCTAAGTTGTTAAAGTCCCTAATCTTTAGTGATTATCAAAGTATTTTAGAAAATAGAAGGAGATGGAAGGAGATAAAGGGGTTGTATGAAGATCCGAGCAAAGATAGAAGTATTGTAATTGCCCAGACAAGCGATATATTAAGCTCTTTTTTGCAAACACAATCAAAAAATATTCTTTTGTCTGCATATACAATAAGAAAGCAAAAAAACAAACACCCTGAATTAGGAGCATTCGATTATTATTTAATTGCCCATATGGGAAACAAGCCTTTATATAAGTTTAAAGATAGGGATTATAGCGTGGTGTTTGTAGAGAAGCTAGGCGGAAGGTATCGTATTGTTTATAAGGTGACAAGAGATAGAAATGAGATTTATGTAACCAGTTTGGTTAAATATAGCAGGGATGATAAGGATTTTGAAGCACAGATAAGAAAACTAAAAAGTTCAAAAGAAGAGATAGATGGTTAG
- a CDS encoding Mu-like prophage major head subunit gpT family protein, with the protein MKLDTTTIAEISKQLSTLFNGALETQKGDCNKIAMEVVAKTISVDYRWLAALPSMREWVGDRVLKDISGYKYEISKKNFESTIKVDRDVITYDSLGIVALQIKNMAELAVQHYDELVFPLLETNGICYDGQNFFSDSHMVGSKKFTNIGTKALSQASFMEARSQMRGVVNEEGKPLRINPSLLIVPPELEYKGMEILQKSPLANGEGNITFGMAELYVCPFLTDPKAWYLLDTTKSIKPFLVQKNKEVEFTALDKPDSDANFMRRELIYGIDTEDNAGYGLWQQAFKSDGTAS; encoded by the coding sequence ATGAAACTCGACACCACAACGATTGCAGAAATCTCCAAACAACTGAGCACTCTTTTTAATGGAGCTCTTGAAACTCAAAAAGGCGATTGCAATAAGATCGCTATGGAAGTGGTTGCAAAAACCATCAGCGTGGATTATCGCTGGCTTGCCGCTCTCCCGTCTATGAGGGAATGGGTCGGCGACAGAGTTTTAAAAGACATCTCAGGCTATAAATATGAAATCTCTAAGAAGAATTTTGAAAGCACTATCAAGGTTGATAGAGATGTCATCACTTATGATTCTTTAGGAATTGTCGCCCTTCAAATCAAGAATATGGCAGAGCTTGCTGTGCAGCATTATGATGAGCTCGTGTTTCCTCTATTAGAAACCAATGGCATCTGTTATGACGGGCAAAATTTCTTCTCCGATTCTCATATGGTGGGCTCTAAGAAATTCACCAATATCGGCACCAAAGCTTTGAGCCAAGCTTCTTTTATGGAGGCAAGATCGCAAATGCGAGGTGTGGTCAATGAGGAGGGCAAGCCCTTAAGAATCAATCCCTCACTCCTCATCGTTCCGCCCGAACTTGAATACAAAGGAATGGAAATCTTGCAAAAGAGCCCGCTTGCAAACGGCGAAGGAAATATCACCTTTGGAATGGCAGAGCTCTATGTTTGTCCATTCTTGACCGATCCCAAAGCTTGGTATTTGCTGGATACCACCAAGTCGATTAAGCCGTTTTTGGTGCAAAAAAACAAAGAAGTGGAATTCACTGCTCTAGACAAACCTGATTCGGATGCGAATTTTATGAGACGAGAGCTGATTTATGGTATTGACACAGAAGATAATGCGGGGTATGGTCTATGGCAACAAGCCTTCAAATCTGATGGCACAGCGTCTTAA
- a CDS encoding phage virion morphogenesis protein, protein MPNLKEFQKLIKDIKALQDFKKSEAMAKLLKTTAQTLESVSDESFENKKSPFGEAWKDRAPATKLKLLRERKLSQSDILQVSGHLRRSIGTKTTSNSVILGTNVSKGYAAIHQFGGYAGKNKKVKIPARPYLPINDKGELPQVLEKQIEGFIWKYLGV, encoded by the coding sequence ATGCCAAATCTCAAAGAATTCCAAAAACTTATCAAGGATATCAAAGCCCTGCAAGACTTTAAAAAGTCTGAAGCGATGGCAAAGCTTTTAAAAACTACTGCTCAAACATTAGAATCTGTATCTGATGAAAGCTTTGAAAATAAAAAGAGTCCTTTTGGAGAAGCTTGGAAAGACAGAGCTCCTGCGACTAAACTTAAACTTTTAAGAGAAAGAAAGCTTAGCCAAAGCGATATCTTGCAAGTCAGTGGGCATTTAAGACGCTCTATCGGGACTAAGACAACAAGCAACTCTGTGATACTAGGCACCAATGTTTCTAAGGGGTATGCAGCTATCCATCAATTTGGGGGCTACGCAGGCAAAAACAAAAAAGTAAAAATACCCGCTCGCCCTTATCTGCCTATCAATGACAAAGGAGAATTGCCTCAAGTCTTAGAGAAACAGATAGAGGGTTTTATTTGGAAGTATTTGGGTGTTTAG
- a CDS encoding DUF935 family protein yields the protein MNQKNPKPPKLSNLDLNPRYKNAIPAIVPYERIKGALQSDNIADLLGIYSHFLRFDAQISSEFQKRRISLSRLPFMVESEDKTQQEFLEKLCSQPNFRRFLFDASSAIAYGFAPFILNWDLRENQVFPSLSYISTKFISSKEDRLFISMGSSQVFLGEREDVWVHFHPTDSGELIQQGLFYKVISIASLKYIALSKYMNYLDSLSIPPLVVKTEDINSEKDVEKMMEMLFNLRSNSIGIFDKNSVFELLSGNVDKGTFLDFIQYCDEAISKVITGQVLAGNSTQNGTQALGNIHDKIRKNTEEYDAALLSESIKGLLEKALKFNFATPAAFSFEMDTNTETDENEQMDVFVKLKQIGVDVPIEHLEQTFKIKGLQRSQSFSDDYGGSSENLALNSRSDTEEGALNKTLKTYALDKPLSDLALSDKKLQSQTETIKTQVLAITKKSRSFEGAYNKILRVFKGADFNMAEDVLFELISNATLKGELEGSSEGEF from the coding sequence ATGAACCAAAAAAACCCCAAACCCCCCAAGCTCTCAAACTTAGACCTGAATCCTCGTTATAAAAACGCAATCCCCGCCATTGTGCCGTATGAACGCATTAAAGGAGCGTTGCAAAGCGACAATATCGCTGACCTGCTTGGCATCTATTCTCATTTTCTCAGGTTTGATGCTCAAATCTCAAGCGAATTTCAAAAACGCCGCATATCCCTCTCTCGCCTCCCTTTTATGGTGGAGAGCGAGGATAAGACCCAGCAAGAGTTCTTGGAGAAACTTTGCTCTCAACCCAACTTCAGACGATTCTTATTTGATGCGAGCTCAGCGATTGCCTATGGCTTTGCCCCTTTTATATTAAACTGGGACTTAAGAGAGAATCAAGTCTTTCCCTCCCTCTCTTACATCTCTACCAAATTCATCTCTTCTAAAGAAGACAGACTCTTTATCTCAATGGGTTCTAGCCAAGTCTTTTTAGGTGAGAGGGAAGATGTTTGGGTGCATTTTCACCCGACTGATAGCGGCGAACTCATCCAGCAAGGCTTGTTTTACAAAGTGATTTCCATCGCTTCCCTCAAGTATATCGCCCTCTCCAAATATATGAACTATCTAGACTCTCTTTCCATTCCTCCGCTAGTGGTCAAAACAGAAGACATCAACAGTGAAAAAGACGTTGAGAAGATGATGGAAATGCTCTTCAACCTCAGGAGTAATAGCATCGGAATCTTTGATAAAAACTCTGTGTTTGAGCTTTTAAGCGGGAATGTGGATAAAGGCACATTTTTGGATTTTATTCAATATTGCGATGAGGCGATCTCTAAAGTTATCACAGGACAAGTCCTAGCAGGCAACTCCACGCAAAATGGCACGCAGGCACTAGGGAATATTCACGATAAGATACGGAAGAATACTGAGGAATACGATGCTGCTTTGCTATCGGAGAGTATCAAAGGTCTTTTAGAAAAAGCTTTAAAATTTAATTTTGCTACGCCCGCCGCCTTTAGCTTTGAGATGGATACAAACACGGAAACGGATGAGAACGAGCAGATGGACGTCTTTGTTAAACTCAAACAAATCGGTGTCGATGTGCCGATTGAGCATCTGGAGCAAACCTTTAAGATCAAAGGTTTGCAACGCTCGCAGAGCTTTAGTGATGACTATGGTGGCAGCAGTGAGAATCTTGCTCTAAACTCAAGAAGTGATACAGAAGAGGGAGCTCTCAATAAAACTCTTAAAACCTATGCCCTAGATAAGCCGTTGAGTGATTTAGCACTGAGTGATAAAAAGCTTCAATCTCAAACAGAAACTATTAAAACTCAAGTTTTAGCGATTACTAAAAAGTCTAGAAGTTTTGAAGGGGCTTATAATAAGATTTTAAGAGTCTTTAAAGGGGCAGATTTTAATATGGCTGAAGATGTTCTGTTTGAGCTCATCAGCAATGCAACACTTAAAGGAGAGCTAGAGGGGAGCAGTGAGGGAGAGTTTTAA
- a CDS encoding phage protease has translation MKLEKENLFLELNFRNESQGESVSKEVKILPIGKEVQGIDGRKFEVDGEKVLESLKKEPADLMLDLNHDSKGEAMGWFKNPKLKEDGIYAELETTPKGKELIENKLYRYLSPAIFVQKDGEIAKATRIHSVGLVNRPNLGGLALNTQEESNPNQNKGKKMAEEKTEDNKKEETIKEALNKKEKEVADLKEQLEALKKEKEKLNKEKENLEKNAREERVERAIIAGELLPKRKQEALELNSSDLDKHLEIYKIEAQNTLKASELEKNKIELAAISDSELSLEIKRQLGINDNKLETSTQKDKK, from the coding sequence ATGAAGCTAGAAAAAGAGAATCTCTTTTTAGAACTCAATTTTAGAAATGAGTCTCAAGGAGAATCTGTCAGCAAAGAAGTGAAAATCCTGCCAATCGGAAAAGAAGTCCAAGGCATTGATGGGCGAAAGTTTGAAGTTGATGGGGAAAAAGTCCTAGAGAGTCTAAAAAAAGAGCCTGCAGACTTGATGTTAGATCTCAATCACGACTCTAAGGGTGAAGCGATGGGCTGGTTCAAAAACCCCAAACTTAAAGAAGATGGGATCTATGCAGAGCTTGAAACCACTCCAAAGGGAAAAGAACTCATCGAGAATAAACTCTACCGCTATCTTTCCCCTGCAATCTTTGTGCAAAAAGATGGGGAGATTGCAAAGGCAACCCGCATTCATTCTGTGGGGCTCGTGAATCGTCCTAATCTAGGCGGACTTGCCTTAAACACTCAAGAAGAGTCCAATCCAAATCAAAACAAAGGAAAAAAAATGGCTGAAGAAAAAACTGAAGACAATAAAAAAGAAGAGACAATAAAAGAGGCTCTCAATAAGAAAGAAAAAGAAGTCGCGGATCTTAAAGAGCAGTTGGAAGCCCTTAAAAAAGAGAAAGAGAAGCTCAATAAAGAAAAAGAAAACCTAGAAAAAAATGCCAGAGAAGAGAGAGTGGAGCGAGCCATTATAGCGGGAGAGTTACTTCCCAAAAGAAAACAAGAGGCCTTAGAGCTCAATAGCTCTGATCTGGACAAGCACCTTGAAATCTACAAAATCGAAGCGCAGAACACACTCAAGGCTTCAGAGCTTGAGAAAAATAAAATAGAACTCGCTGCAATAAGCGATTCGGAGCTATCTCTTGAAATCAAACGCCAACTCGGAATCAATGACAATAAATTAGAAACTTCAACACAAAAGGATAAGAAATGA